The sequence ccccgcaccccgcgcgaccgagaccaaaaattggtggggcgcgtccttgtggatgaaacgatttatACTACCCGCGttcttcaccagatcatcggttcaCCTAGAGGGGGGCCTGTCCTACTTCTCCCGGCCCTGTTTCTATAACTGTAGATAGGAATTCTATTTTCAAACGACACCAAcagaaattaaacaaaatacaacTATGATCAGATACGTACACGTTACCAAAGTTTCTTCATGAaccaaacaataaataaacagaataagaaataacattttaactatttctagtaaaatatgtttattgtgTAAATAAATCTAAGTGCATTTTTATGCCTTAGGAATAAGTTTTGATAAACGTTGTAGGAAAgtaaatattaaagtttttgatattttctaaccATTGTAACCACGAATTTAAACTTATAATAACTATAGCTTCGAATTTTTCATTGGGTAATAAAAAAATGCctcattgttacaataaatCATGGATTATCTAAAAATCCAAAGAatgataatgtaataaaaaacaataatgtGACTTTTAGCAGtcctttattttaataaaaatacaaaataagattcaaataaaattacatttcaatcAGTAGTTATTGTCTAAACATTTTTAACTTATCTTTTAAAACGTTCTCTTCATCGCTATAGCTAGATATTTCGTTTACTGCTttgaatttttcaaatattttaagtttCACATCATCACCATTCATTCTACGTTCTATATCGTGTTTCCTAAAGTTTTGAAAACCCAATGacttataaatgtttgatttcAATACCACCTCTTCACTACTGTAACTggataatttattaattctaTTGTAAATTTGATTATTGTCGACATTATTTGCTCTTCTATGCTGtttaaaatattctttattATGTCTCATGACATCAGATAGGCGAATTTTTAGGGTATCTTCATCGTCACTATAACTTGATAAAACagctatattatttttaattgttttatctTTAAGTCGGACATTATTTTTATCTGTTGTTGCACATTTTTTGCTAGTATCTAGACgtttttttgaatgaaatactTCTTTATTATAAGGTTTTAGTAAGTGATTATGGGAATCTGTTACAGCTCTATTGTTATTTCGGagtttatttacacttttgacagatttgttatttctgGTCTTTGCTTTTTCAGAAGTAATTTCGGCTGTAAAATCGGAAACATCAACTTTTAGGGAACCCATCTGGgattttttagtatttttgattttgtgtTTGCTTTTGTATGAAATAGTTGAATTCTTTTTTAGAATTACTTTATTCGATGTTGTAAGAGTTTTATGGGTAgttttcttaactttatttactttagaaTTTGTCGATTTTATATCATCATCAATGTTAAAATCTGTGTGATATTCAGAGTTACTAGCATATtcttcatcaaaatcggtttccgTTATGTTTAGTTTTAGCTTATCTCTTAATTTTTCCGCTTTAATTTTAGAATACTTCTTATAACCAGTCAAATTAGcgtattttttgtgttttccgAAATATTTTAGTTTGAATTCTCtaagtttttctttctttttcttcttatGTTTTCTATGTAGTTTTAGTAGCACGTACTTTTTGTATATTTTCGGACCTTCAGTTAATCTGATTCTTCTGTGTCTTATCAGCTGAGTTGTAAGTTGTTTAGGAGTCTTTTGAGATCGCTTTACTGGAAAACAAGAACAAAATGGTATTATAAGTACAAGTAACTAGCACAATAACATAACTACAGTCACTGAACTATtgaactgtgtgcttaccatgagtttacgttaggtgtgctcgctagcgactgcgtaaaaaaatgacattaattgtatgacatattgtgcagcgcccctagcggctactttcaagaaacaaaatcttcatagagatttttgacgtactcgctagcgagcacacctaacgtaaactcatggtaggtacactgagttattcacccgtattcacaaacattactatgaggtcttacagtgcgcgtggacgcacagggtgacttacttaccaatcacagagctctattcaacgctgtacgttcgatttgctgcttcgcttaagcaagcatcgtttgtgaatacgggcgattgAACTGTTTGTATTTACCTGTCGTtgcttttttgtttatttctctgTGATATGAAGAATTTCTAATCTTTTTCATCATTCTCTCCTTAGTTACATTTCGATATATAACATCTTTATCACATCGGTTTGTACAAGGAAgtccaataaaattatttgcagTTTCATTTCTAACCTTAGTTTTACTATCTTCACTAACTTCTGCAAACTTCGTATCAAAGTTCAGTAGCTTATTCAGAACGCTGTTATTTCCCATGAATACCCTTCTGGCAGGTATCGTAACATAGAATAGTCCAACATACTCGTTGATGGAATCTACCAACACCTTCCTCTCATTAGTACCGGCCAGTCTTCTGTAAGGCGCAAATAAAGCAACAGAAATGTTCCTAATGACGTTAAAAGAGTGCTCTGAGCCGTTAGGGTAGTTGTTTAAAACTTCAAGGGACCTAAAAAGGTTTATACCCTCATCTTCTCTGAATAAGAAGTCAATGTAGTCGATCAATGCGTTCAGATCGTCGGTGAAGTGGTCTCTTCTCACATGGATGCCGTAGTTCAGGTTTCTGCAGTGAGCTGGAAAAATTCATCCAATTTTGGTTATTGTATGGCCACCAACGCGTTTGGACAAAGtgaggagtgtaggccaaagCCTCAATTCGCTTGtagtaaattagagaggtaAATGATCCTGCCGTAGAGACTAAActtcatagcagacttatcaactcggaaagggatcaacaccgagctgtcatcgcctttcgcgcgctgtcgaACTTGTACGTTGTTTACGTTacagtgcggataagtgtgcgtagcagtatggagtttgatataaaaaatactagccgcctcgagttgatacggttacgatccctttacGGGTTGCTAAATCCTTAAACGACCTAATGATAATGATCGATATGATCGACTGGATATTGCTGCTCCAGGCAAATGTTGATTTTTCTCGTAGAGAAAATTTAAGGAGAGACAAAAATGATCTTTGAAACAACTCATCTGGGGAGAAACTATGTCGTCTATGTCCAAAGATTACTAGGTATCTCATAGACTTAGTGTCTTTATTGTTTTAGCTGAGCTGACACAACGCAGAAAATTTTGGTTCaaagcaattaaaaaaaatacctttgatATCGTCCACAGGCCACTCTCCCAATTGTTTGGCGAAACTTTCAAAAGCACCTAGAAACGGTTCTCCAAAGCTCCGGAGGTCGAACTTTTTTCTGAAAGAAACAGAAACAATAGAAGTTTTATTGTTATGACtgctatattattattaccgtttaCTGCCGCGAAATGAGTAGACAGACAACTTGCAcacttacgggactattcccacctctcgttcccaccactgcaactcctgtgtagccaggatctacagattgaccgctataaaaacccaaccaatgaaggtcaaggttatcccgggggaaagttaaactgtcattagacccgcaacgaattaatcagaagaacataggaggagttcgaaattaaacttcttcttcttattcgttacgctcttggcagagcggtcgtggtcacgttgaggcgttgttcacatcggttgtagagacggatacaactctccgcacgatctccctccatctctctctattggcagactgtctggtgctgtcacataagccgtctcccactgctgctttcacttggtcggtccagcgcattggtgacctgccacgcgttcgggttccttcgacttttccctggacgaccagtcgttctatggaGTTGTCAAATTAAACTTGCACACTTACAAAATCTCCAACTCAGGGGCCACAGCCAAGCTTAGTTTCCTCACTTCACTGTCAGTCTTATTACTGATGATGAAGGCGCCGTGGCTGACGAATATGGAGAAGAAGCCCATCTTGAAGACGCCCATTTCGATCCTGAGTGGTTCTAGCAGGTCTCCAGGCCTTAGTGTCCAGGCACTGTCGTCGTACATGGGAGATGGGGTTTGGGTGGTGGTGCTTCTTGTCACCTCTGTAGAAGTAAACAGCTGTCTGTCTCAGTTTTAAGGTAcatcagtggcggatttacagttttgccgcccgtaggctagggtggggttggatctttatttaacttttatcttctgaaatcgagtaagcgtcgctgccgcccctaggccgcggcATATACGACTtattgacagatccaggactgACATACATCCAAAAAGAAGATAGGTATAGAAAGAAATTCTAGCTTAAAGAGGACCACAGGATGGTTGGAATGAAGAAATGATGGTGGATTTAGAATGTCATTACTCATTACCGAAGGACGGAATGATAgtaatattggtgttattattTCTGATCGTGTCTTAGGGCTTATTATGGATGCGAAAATTATGCAAAAGAGAGAGGCATTTGCATATCAAATATTATTGGAGAAGATCAAAAGCCAGTAAGCTGGGTGGAGAGGTAGACGAACGAAGAGGTAATTTCACATGTCAAGGAAAAGATATGAGTATTAGACTATTGAATTCAGAGAGGTACTAAAGGTGGTAACCTAAAAATTTATACAGGGAATTGATACATGTTGGGAGAGTTGAAAATGGTCGTTTGGTGCCCGGCCCAGGATGTTGGGCTATTGATTTGAAGATGAGCTAAATCTAATCGCAGACAGAATATGATATTAGTAGGGATTGTACACATTACCAAAACGAGTGGTATCGTGGGAGGGGTGGGTCATCCACGGCAGCCAAGGTGCCAAAGTGGCGTCTTGAGGCGGCAGGCTTCCAAAATCGGGCTCCAAAGGTGGCTCCGATGTGTCAGGGTACTGATACTGACCCGGCTCATCTGGTGAaagaaatacaataaaatacaccTAAATGATTAAGATTTAAATGATTATGGGCCGTTTCCCACAGAGACATCCCATTATTTGTAGGATCCCGTGTAGTATAGTCTCATGTCATCCAGGACGATGCGCCCGCGCGCCCCACCAtaattcttccgctaatgtttgagtaccccgcccactgccacttgattttagcaattctgcgagctatgtcggttactttggttctcctgcggatctcctcatttctaattcgatcacgcagggagactccgagcatagcccgctccatcgccctttggcatcgcacatagctcgtagagacgatggccgttggggcaggaaagttctcgagtggcgaccacgggctggaagacgtagcgtgggcaggcctcctactaggtagaccgacgatctggtaaaggtcgcgggaaaagcctggatgcgggcagcgcaggaccgttcattgtggaaaaccttgggggaggcctttgtccagcagtggacgtcatttggctgaaacgaacgaacgaacgaatgtttGAGTGTTGTCGGTACATGCTAaatgatccatgagtgcacacgcacactacaataatgacgctcggattgctcggatcaaactccccgcaccccgcgcttccctcgaccaaattggtggggcgcgtcttcgtggatgaaaagacaatgccggaaattggcgtcttttttttttcgcgcggccatcgaccaaactttgttttttgattacaaaatagtgtaataaatcaaacttactatgacatgtacctctaaactcagtctgaactgagttacgagcattagaagtttgatgattttcatactagatttgctttttgcgcgcaaagttttgtaagaaattgcaacaaactagtgagattgtatgtgtaaacaaacaataccatccattaaaggctccagacatcagtatggagcagaatcagtgcaataaaaaaatagcgcaatattttgttgcaatttcttacaaaacttgcgcacaaaaagcaaatctagtatgaaaatcatcaaacttctaatgctcgtaactcagttcagactgagtttagaggtatacatgccatagtaagtttggtttattacactattttgtaatcaaaaaacaaagtttgatcgatggccgcgcgaaaaaaaaaagacgccactttccatacaaaatctggcattgccatttctctatattttgaatttggaCGCTCACCAGTTGTAAGTCGCACTTCTGCTCCAATTCCTTGTCTGTTGATTGCGGGTAGTGTAGCACTGGCAATCATGTCGGTAACAAGATCTCCATCTGGAATAATCGGTGCAATACGTTGTAATCTGTTCATTTTGTTTCGTGCAAACCCCATTTTTGATGGATTTTAGCCATAAGAAGAATTTATTACCAACATCGTTTAaaaaactatagtctggtctgtgtgagtgttaaggatgggtagcttggggtcattggacaaaattctacgtgctcactgaccgggctttagttaagaggaaataaagaaaatataacattactagcggccgcccgtgacttcgtacacgtggacaccgttttacccctttaacCGTGGAGTTTCCGTCCGTTCTTAGCGATGTCTACACCCTTTAAGTTACCGTGCTTTAAGGAACCTACCTACCTGCCTTTCAAttttgtaggtgttatagtttctaGCAGATGTTATAGAGGCAGGCAAACCATATCACGAGAAAGAAAAAAGGTTTTATACccgtaaaaatacttaaatctcaCAACAAGGCAATCCTATATCAGCCGCCGTCATTTTCCCACCCGTTCCTAACATTGAGTTAATATTACTACAATGGTTCCTAAGGCATTTTGATCTATTAGTTTTCAAAAAAGTTCCAAAGAACTTACCACTCAACCCGTAAAATCTTTTGATGTCTTCAATTTCCTCAGCAGCTAGCATCGGCATGTCGTTCTCACTAACATTCATCTGATGGCTCTTCACTACTTTGttataaaatacatttacaTTCTGGTCATGCCCTGTCTTGAATACATCTATTCTTTTCACTCTATCATCAACATGATTTGGTTTTGCGTTTGGTTCTTTATTAGCTTCTACTTTGTGAGATGATACTTTCAAATCTTCAACATACTTCGGTCTTGCATTTAGTTCCCTCATAGCTTCTATTTTGTGAGTTGTCCCTCTTAAATTGTCATTGACAACAGTAGGTATTGTAGCTTCAGTAGTTTTAAATCTAAATACATTCTGAACCATCATCTTATGAATCTGGTTATGCCGCGCTTTTACATTTGCTATATCGTACAGCAATGGATTTAGTCTTTGTCTCTTCAAATTAGTATTATCGTTGGCGTGTGAATCTATTGGTACGTTATTTTGGTGTGTCCTCATTCCACCATAGTCGACCTCATAGCTGGAATTTCTCTCGGGGTCAGCAGGGTCTGCACCGTCCAGGTAATCATCAAAAATCACTGTGGTCGAAACAGTAGACGGAGTGAAGGTCTGCTCGAAGAATGGGTAGAATCTGTTTGGCGTAGTACGAGTGGAGAAGTATGACGTGTCTTTCAATCCTTCCATGGTTAGCCACCAGTTGTCTACGTAATCATACTGCTGGGTGAACTTTGGCGTATTTATACGAATATTCCCTTTATATCCGATTGGCCGTTTTGGCTGTTGCGTCGTCAGAACGCTGTTGGTGATGTTCAGTTTTTCTAAGGCTAGGGATAAAATGAATAGTGCTGTagctaaaattattttacttatttgacagttttttCATGGATTAAGTTAAGACTAAGAGAGAGAGTCAAGAAATtagatataggtacctactgatgAGCTTGCgtgtaaaaatataaaaggtAATGTGACGACTGGATCTATATTTCTTTTGAAGATTGTGTGTAGGCTGTTGGCTTTGGATTGATAATTTTCCGCTGTCATggaactaaatattttttactctcACTCCACATCATcatcagctacaggacgtcccctgctgaacataggcctctcccaatgatttccatactgcccggttggtagcggcctgcatccagcgccttcctgctacctttatgaggtcgtcggttatagggtttgttattattagtttttggaATACGTACGAACAGTAAATATTTCAGCTTGAACCGATCTCCAAATGAAAATAATCTGGAATAATAACATTATGACGAATTTCTACAGAAACATTTTGATGGCGATTACATTTTTACGAGTTGTAACATTTATAAGTTCTTGATAAAGATTTGTGAAGAAACTGGATATAGTTTATACGAAATGAAAGTTCTTGTGTTTATAGCCTTGTTCCAAACATACGGTAATTGTTTGTTTCTagaataacttaatattttcattaataatcaCTAAGTAATTGGAAAAGATAAAGCCAAATTATTTCTATATGTGGAAGTAAGAGGCATATCAGGAATCTAGATTTCGAGGTCCTACAAATCAACTTTCCATACTATGGTGATAGGAGAAAAccataaaatatacctactgcTTCCCTTGTCTCTAGTTCTTTAGGTcaactttctcccgggacaaacttgaccttcactggttgggtttttattggaggtcaagctgtagatcctggctacacaggagtcgcagcggtgggaatagtcctctAGTTCTCTAGGCACGCGATTCAAGTTTGGTAACTATCTCCATAACGTCTCATGAAGGGTTATTTTTGATAAGTAATAATGTGTTTTCAGCATATTGTAAAGAACCATCCAAACAGCGCAGCGTCAACCTAGCACTAGAAACCATTCTAGAATTCGACAACAACGAAAACTCTGCTGATGTCAACATAATCGATAAAGTGCGAAGCTTCCTGGACCGAGTCAAGATGGTCATTGACAAAAATAGTGTATACAGACGGAATCTGCCAAGGGGACGCTTGAAATTTACTGATTTCATCAAACatgtgataggcattttgagtACTTACGATGATAGTGATTTGGAAGACGTCCTCACGATTGTAGACGATGAAATGAGGAAGTATCACTACAAAGGCTGCAAATTTCATGAATTAGTAGAAGATATCAACGTGAGAAGATTCATGGCTGATAATTTGGAGAAGATGAAGAATGCTCCAGCTAAAGTGGTTAAGGATGAATTGCAGAAGATGCTTAAGAAATTTGAGGATGATAACATGGGGCTGATGCAGAAAACGGTAATGGATTACGTGAATACTCTGTACGGAGCCAAATCCGATGCTAAGTTTAAGGAAGTTCTTAACAATTTAGCATTGTATAAGAGTAAGTCGAAGAGGTCTAGTGTAAACTTAGTGAAGGTCGTCAGAGATGGAATTAGATCTATCATCTTCGACCACTACAGCTCGTTGGAGCCTCAAAGACGTCGCGATCTGAAAATTAAGCTGGAAACCTTTTGGAACGACTACGGTCATCCTGAGAGAAGTCACCACTACGTGTGGCAGTTTAGACCTTTCAACAACGATGAAACCAAAAAAAAAGACAATCATGTAGAAGGAGAAGAGTCTGCTAGTTACGAATTAAAAACTACCCCTAAACGTCATAAGCATGCCAAAAATGTACCAAAACATAAACCAGATAGAAAAGTGAAGAGAGAACGTGATGATGGAACTACGAGAAGGCGTCTAACTTTTATCACTCTGTACCCTGAATCGATAACGTTCTTGGAGAAACGTCGGCACAAGAAGAAGTCGACTACAAAGAAGATAAACGTTCGTTCGAAGGAACATAGGAGCAAGTCTAGACATAGGAAGAAACATAAGCCAGTTAGGGAGATAGTGGCAGAGCATGAAGCGGTGATAAATGTAGAGAGAGAACAGTTCATTGACACGGATGATGAGCCGACCACTGTTAGGAGTCATAAGAAGACAAGATTTGTCAAAACATCAAGGAACAAAAAGAAAAGGTAAATTATTATCAACTAAAATAACTGTAGTCTACTTTAAATATCTAATTTACTTTGAACGATTGTTTGATTTAAAGGAAGAGTCAATGCTATCAAAGTAATAAGGTAGTTAATAAACAGGGggcagcgtgggcaggcctcccactaggtggaccgacgatctggtgaaggtcgcgggaagagcctggatgcgggcagcgcaggaccgttcgttatggaaatccttgggggaggcctttgtccagcagtggacgtcatttggctgaaacgaacgaatatgcCTTAgtattttcaaaaatcttttacTTCCATTTTCCTATCCCAGTAACGTGTCTAGATTTATAACTTGGTTTGTTTCAGATATCACTCAATCGAAAGAACGAATAgttacaagaaacaaaagaaatctAAAAAGCCACGATTTGAACATCACACCGAAGAGTTTAGAAGACATAAACTTACTTCAAAATTGGAATCTGACGAAGGCCTCTCAATCAGCTTTGATGATGAAGATGCTAGTGATGTCGTCACAAAATCATTTAGAAAAAGCAATGCCAATGATACTTTACAGGTTAACCATACTGCTGGTTCAAACAATACGACAGCCAATGCAGTACCAGTAGCAGACACAGTAATAAAACGTATAGACCACcttgaaaaagaaataaaagatGTAAAAGAACAGATGAAGGTTCGCAAAGAATCGGATGAAACGCCTCACTATGAACCTTTAGACTTCTGGGTAGGGACTACTAAGCCAGCCACCACTAAAAGCACAACCAAACCTACTACAACTAGACCTACAACGACTAAAACGACTAGAGTTACTACTACAACAACTAGACCTAAGACTACTACAGCAAGAACTACCCAATCTACAACTAGAGTAGTGGACAATACGTTTGCATACGACAGTGCAGTATTTAGAGCGAATCCGACAAATGGAACGAAAGATGAGAAGAAAACTcccaaaaaagaagaaaaaactaCCGTAAAAGAGGTGACACACAAAAAGGTCACTGAAAAAAACGCTACGACAAAAAAGTCAACGGAAAAAAAGTCTACCGCAGAAGTCACCGCAGAAAAAAAAGAAGGAGAAAGTTTACCAGGAGGGATGCCTATGCCACATGCTGATAGCGATCCATTAAAATTAGATCAACCAGTAGAAGACGATTATTACAACGACATAGATGGGGCTAACATGAATTTAACCCGTTTTGAAGATATTGAGAAGTATTTGAACGAAACGAATCCAGTGCACGACCAAACTGGGTCTATGGTTCGTCAGCAAATGCTGGACAAATTGAAAGGCCTATTTGCAGGGAGTCCGGTATTGAACAATGCTACAGATTACATACCAACTTTACCACCGATTCCTTCATTGAATGAGGAGGGGACGGAGCCATTAAAGTTCCTGGATGAAGTTgatttaacaaataaataaattcgatGTTTGATTTGAATCATAATCCTTATTtaattaagagtaggcgcacaccgttgatttttcgtcggccgatactttagtcgggcagttgatcagtatgggcatgtatgggagagCGCatactacgccgattcgatttggccgattcttcatacaatttaaaatcgggcacaactatcggccaactaaaaatcaacggtgtgctcCTACTCTAAGTCCAAAATGGGCTGTATTATAGTAGACTACAAACACAGGGCGGCACTGCAGCTAGAGGCTACGGTTGACcgcaaaaaagaaaaagtcgAATAAATCGTGGTGGCTTGCAGTTTGCGATCTACTGTCCATCTCGATGACGATGAAATCTCAATGACCGTCTTTCTACCTACAAAagcattataaaatttcattaaaatgatAGGTTGAAG is a genomic window of Ostrinia nubilalis chromosome 28, ilOstNubi1.1, whole genome shotgun sequence containing:
- the LOC135085163 gene encoding uncharacterized protein LOC135085163; amino-acid sequence: MDHLAYEPGQYQYPDTSEPPLEPDFGSLPPQDATLAPWLPWMTHPSHDTTRFEVTRSTTTQTPSPMYDDSAWTLRPGDLLEPLRIEMGVFKMGFFSIFVSHGAFIISNKTDSEVRKLSLAVAPELEILKKFDLRSFGEPFLGAFESFAKQLGEWPVDDIKAHCRNLNYGIHVRRDHFTDDLNALIDYIDFLFREDEGINLFRSLEVLNNYPNGSEHSFNVIRNISVALFAPYRRLAGTNERKVLVDSINEYVGLFYVTIPARRVFMGNNSVLNKLLNFDTKFAEVSEDSKTKMLYIEM
- the LOC135085164 gene encoding uncharacterized protein LOC135085164: MKVLVFIALFQTYAYCKEPSKQRSVNLALETILEFDNNENSADVNIIDKVRSFLDRVKMVIDKNSVYRRNLPRGRLKFTDFIKHVIGILSTYDDSDLEDVLTIVDDEMRKYHYKGCKFHELVEDINVRRFMADNLEKMKNAPAKVVKDELQKMLKKFEDDNMGLMQKTVMDYVNTLYGAKSDAKFKEVLNNLALYKSKSKRSSVNLVKVVRDGIRSIIFDHYSSLEPQRRRDLKIKLETFWNDYGHPERSHHYVWQFRPFNNDETKKKDNHVEGEESASYELKTTPKRHKHAKNVPKHKPDRKVKRERDDGTTRRRLTFITLYPESITFLEKRRHKKKSTTKKINVRSKEHRSKSRHRKKHKPVREIVAEHEAVINVEREQFIDTDDEPTTVRSHKKTRFVKTSRNKKKRYHSIERTNSYKKQKKSKKPRFEHHTEEFRRHKLTSKLESDEGLSISFDDEDASDVVTKSFRKSNANDTLQVNHTAGSNNTTANAVPVADTVIKRIDHLEKEIKDVKEQMKVRKESDETPHYEPLDFWVGTTKPATTKSTTKPTTTRPTTTKTTRVTTTTTRPKTTTARTTQSTTRVVDNTFAYDSAVFRANPTNGTKDEKKTPKKEEKTTVKEVTHKKVTEKNATTKKSTEKKSTAEVTAEKKEGESLPGGMPMPHADSDPLKLDQPVEDDYYNDIDGANMNLTRFEDIEKYLNETNPVHDQTGSMVRQQMLDKLKGLFAGSPVLNNATDYIPTLPPIPSLNEEGTEPLKFLDEVDLTNK